The Sphingomonas telluris genome includes a window with the following:
- a CDS encoding glycoside hydrolase family 97 protein — protein sequence MTLLRVFVAFVLCLIAVPATAQGVAQAARTSETVASASSPAGTLKVEITLSPEGRVGYVVSRLGKPVIDESRLGFLFTDQPEMLRNFQLAGQGTRSFDETWEEPWGEYRTIRNRYTELTASFDEKIWAKRRMNVVFRIYDDGVGFRYELPSRPNFTHANIADELTEFNVAEPGTAWWDEALEWNREEYPYRRTTIDQIGTAQTPLTIRTDSGLHLSFHEAALVDYSGMDLRRVHDRLLKATLMPSSTGPRVSRDLPLATPWRVIMIAPDAPSLYRSAQIVLNLNEPNKLGDVSWVKPMKYVGIWWAMHLDKATWDSGPKHGATTANAKRYIDFAAKNGFGGVLVEGWNKGWDKNGNYEWFANGSEFSFTEAYPDFDIAEVARYARSKGVAIIGHHETAGNIANYEKQLGPALDLYQRLGIHAVKTGYVADASGIQAEGADGKIHFEWHQGQVAVNHHMKVVTEAAKRQIAVNPHEPVKDTGLRRTYPNWVSREGQRGMEYNAWGEPKNPPEHEANLVFTRMLSGPMDFTPGILSLEGKNKTHIPSTLAKQLALYVVLYSPIQMAADLPENYAANPKPFQFIKDVAVDWDDTRMLAGEVGDLAVFARKARGKDEWFLGAVGDEQERRFDVALEFLQPGRRYRAEIYRDGDDADYRTNPRSIVIEQRTVTSTDRFAARIAPGGGTAIRFVPAK from the coding sequence ATGACCCTGCTGCGCGTATTTGTTGCATTTGTCCTTTGTTTAATTGCAGTTCCCGCCACGGCCCAAGGCGTCGCGCAGGCCGCGCGAACGTCCGAGACCGTGGCGAGCGCCTCGTCTCCTGCGGGAACGCTGAAGGTCGAGATCACTCTCAGTCCCGAGGGCCGCGTCGGCTACGTCGTCAGTCGCCTGGGGAAGCCGGTCATCGACGAGAGCCGACTCGGCTTCCTCTTCACCGACCAACCCGAGATGCTCCGCAATTTCCAGTTGGCGGGGCAGGGAACGCGCAGCTTCGATGAGACCTGGGAAGAGCCCTGGGGCGAGTACCGGACTATCCGGAATCGCTACACCGAGCTGACGGCGAGCTTCGACGAGAAGATATGGGCGAAGCGGCGGATGAACGTCGTGTTCCGCATTTACGACGATGGCGTGGGCTTCCGTTACGAGCTTCCGAGCCGCCCGAACTTCACGCACGCGAACATCGCCGACGAACTGACCGAGTTCAACGTGGCCGAGCCCGGCACTGCCTGGTGGGACGAAGCGCTCGAGTGGAACCGCGAGGAATATCCGTATCGCCGCACGACGATCGATCAGATCGGCACTGCTCAGACGCCGCTGACTATTCGCACGGACAGCGGACTGCACCTCTCGTTCCACGAAGCCGCCCTGGTCGATTATTCCGGCATGGACCTGCGCCGCGTGCACGACCGCCTGCTCAAGGCGACGCTCATGCCGTCTTCGACCGGGCCGAGGGTCAGCCGCGATCTGCCGCTGGCGACGCCCTGGCGCGTCATCATGATCGCTCCGGACGCGCCGTCGCTCTACCGGTCAGCGCAGATCGTCCTCAACCTCAACGAGCCCAACAAGCTTGGCGATGTCAGCTGGGTGAAGCCGATGAAATATGTCGGCATCTGGTGGGCGATGCACCTCGACAAGGCGACGTGGGATTCCGGACCCAAGCACGGCGCCACTACAGCCAACGCGAAGCGCTACATAGATTTCGCGGCGAAGAACGGGTTCGGCGGGGTCCTCGTCGAGGGCTGGAACAAGGGCTGGGACAAGAACGGCAACTACGAATGGTTCGCCAACGGGTCGGAGTTCAGCTTCACCGAGGCCTATCCCGACTTCGATATCGCCGAGGTCGCGCGTTACGCACGATCCAAGGGCGTAGCGATCATCGGCCATCATGAGACCGCCGGAAACATCGCCAATTACGAGAAGCAGCTGGGGCCGGCGCTCGACCTCTATCAGCGCCTGGGCATCCACGCGGTCAAGACCGGCTATGTCGCCGATGCCAGCGGTATCCAGGCCGAGGGCGCCGATGGAAAGATCCACTTCGAATGGCATCAGGGCCAGGTTGCCGTGAACCATCATATGAAGGTGGTGACGGAGGCAGCGAAGCGGCAGATCGCGGTGAACCCGCATGAGCCGGTAAAGGACACAGGTCTCCGCCGCACCTATCCGAATTGGGTCTCCCGCGAGGGGCAGCGGGGCATGGAGTACAACGCTTGGGGTGAGCCGAAGAATCCGCCTGAGCACGAAGCGAATCTGGTCTTCACCCGCATGCTGTCCGGGCCGATGGATTTCACGCCCGGCATCTTGAGCCTTGAAGGTAAGAACAAAACTCACATCCCGTCGACGCTGGCGAAGCAGTTAGCGCTCTACGTCGTGCTCTATTCGCCGATCCAGATGGCCGCCGACCTCCCCGAGAATTACGCGGCCAATCCGAAGCCATTCCAGTTCATCAAGGATGTGGCGGTGGATTGGGACGATACGCGCATGCTTGCCGGTGAAGTCGGCGATCTCGCGGTCTTCGCGCGCAAGGCAAGAGGCAAGGACGAGTGGTTCCTGGGTGCCGTCGGGGACGAGCAGGAGCGCCGGTTCGACGTCGCGCTGGAGTTTCTCCAGCCTGGCCGCCGCTACCGCGCCGAGATCTACCGCGACGGGGACGATGCCGATTATCGCACCAATCCGCGCTCTATCGTAATCGAGCAGCGAACGGTGACTTCAACCGATCGGTTCGCCGCGAGGATCGCCCCGGGAGGCGGTACGGCGATCCGGTTCGTCCCGGCCAAATGA
- a CDS encoding phytanoyl-CoA dioxygenase family protein — translation MWRIKAAHGLAGFRRRRLRHLISEDLREQFDHNGFVLLPEAMAPEDFAALKGTLLEAALESRSHQQGDSITRRVPIGPDVRRRFPQLNALIESRRWKGLMAYVASTRSEPIYYIQTIFGGAVEGPPDPQLQLHADTFHPSLKAWLFLTDVEENGRPLTYVAGSHRLTEKRVEWERKKSMEVLSDGDRLSQRGSFRVAEEELAALDLPAPTHFVVPANTLVVADTCGFHARANSSVPTVRLELFAYCRRTPFLPWTGFDLLSWRPLAQRRADWANAIVDWLDRRGLMKQHWRPIGPRRAAEPDA, via the coding sequence GTGTGGCGGATCAAAGCCGCTCACGGCCTTGCCGGATTTCGCAGGAGGCGCCTGAGGCACCTGATCTCCGAAGACCTGCGTGAGCAGTTCGATCACAACGGCTTCGTGCTCCTCCCGGAAGCCATGGCGCCAGAGGACTTCGCTGCTTTGAAAGGGACGTTGCTCGAAGCGGCACTTGAATCCCGCTCCCACCAACAGGGAGACTCGATCACGCGCCGGGTTCCGATTGGGCCTGATGTCAGGCGCCGCTTTCCGCAGCTAAACGCGTTGATCGAGAGTCGCCGCTGGAAAGGCCTCATGGCTTATGTCGCCAGCACACGCAGCGAGCCGATCTATTACATCCAGACCATCTTCGGCGGCGCCGTCGAGGGGCCGCCAGACCCGCAGCTGCAGCTCCATGCCGACACCTTTCACCCTTCACTCAAGGCGTGGCTGTTCCTGACCGATGTCGAAGAGAATGGACGCCCACTGACCTATGTCGCCGGTTCACACCGCCTGACGGAGAAGCGGGTGGAGTGGGAGCGAAAGAAGAGCATGGAGGTGCTGTCGGACGGTGACCGCCTTTCGCAGCGGGGCTCGTTCCGGGTCGCGGAGGAGGAGCTGGCCGCTCTGGACCTGCCAGCCCCAACCCATTTTGTGGTCCCTGCGAATACTCTGGTCGTCGCCGACACCTGCGGCTTTCACGCGCGCGCAAACTCATCGGTACCGACGGTGCGGCTTGAACTCTTTGCCTATTGCCGCCGGACGCCATTCCTCCCCTGGACCGGCTTCGATCTGTTGTCGTGGCGACCGCTCGCGCAGCGGCGAGCCGACTGGGCAAACGCCATCGTCGACTGGTTGGATCGCCGCGGCCTCATGAAGCAGCATTGGCGGCCGATAGGCCCCCGTCGCGCTGCGGAGCCTGACGCCTAA
- a CDS encoding mannose-1-phosphate guanylyltransferase, whose translation MEFGEECQHVAVDGERLTAIELRTSISACIIPVVLSGGGGSRLWPVSTNEKPKQFLPLNGSHTLFRGTVERVSDRSRFAAPIIVGSALHEELLERDLAGIEAQLIFEPCAKNTAAAIAMAALMAREGHGEDALLLVMPSDHVIDDSKAFCDAVVKGEAAARAGRLVAFGVRPTAPETGYGYIRLGREIPGIQGVMDVANFVEKPSLEVAKAIVGDGEHLWNAGIFLFRVGTVLEELREFAPEIARAAEGAIASGARKGDHFWPDSAAMAGCPDKSFDYAVMEHSRRVAVVPMSPGWSDLGSWDSIADMADGQMDADFVTTVDCDDCYVRTDGLRISALGVRDLIIVASGQRLLIVPRGRSQEVKRLLSAMGAPAT comes from the coding sequence ATGGAATTCGGCGAGGAGTGCCAACATGTTGCGGTCGACGGGGAACGGCTGACTGCAATCGAGCTCCGGACATCTATTTCCGCCTGCATCATCCCGGTTGTTCTTAGCGGGGGTGGTGGAAGTCGCCTGTGGCCAGTGTCGACGAACGAGAAACCGAAACAGTTCCTTCCGCTGAATGGATCCCATACCCTTTTTCGCGGCACTGTTGAACGGGTAAGCGACAGATCGCGCTTCGCGGCCCCGATCATTGTGGGGAGTGCGCTACACGAAGAGCTCCTGGAACGGGACCTCGCGGGAATTGAAGCGCAATTGATCTTCGAACCATGTGCCAAGAACACCGCGGCCGCGATTGCCATGGCCGCCCTGATGGCGCGCGAGGGGCATGGCGAGGATGCCTTGCTGTTGGTGATGCCGAGCGATCATGTGATCGATGATTCCAAGGCATTTTGCGACGCTGTAGTGAAGGGCGAGGCGGCGGCGCGAGCTGGAAGGCTTGTCGCCTTCGGAGTAAGACCCACAGCTCCGGAGACTGGGTACGGCTATATCCGTCTTGGAAGAGAAATCCCCGGCATCCAAGGCGTCATGGACGTCGCTAACTTCGTCGAGAAGCCAAGCCTCGAGGTTGCCAAAGCGATCGTGGGGGACGGGGAGCATCTCTGGAACGCCGGCATATTCCTGTTTCGTGTAGGCACCGTCCTCGAGGAACTCAGGGAATTCGCCCCTGAAATTGCTCGCGCTGCCGAAGGCGCCATTGCGAGCGGCGCTCGCAAAGGCGATCACTTTTGGCCGGATTCTGCGGCGATGGCGGGGTGCCCGGACAAGAGCTTTGATTATGCGGTAATGGAGCATTCTCGTCGGGTGGCGGTAGTTCCGATGTCACCAGGCTGGAGTGATCTCGGTAGTTGGGATTCCATTGCAGATATGGCGGATGGCCAGATGGACGCCGACTTCGTCACCACCGTCGATTGTGATGATTGTTATGTGCGAACTGACGGCCTCCGCATTTCGGCGCTCGGCGTGCGCGATTTGATCATCGTTGCGTCGGGTCAACGGCTCCTGATTGTGCCTCGCGGACGGTCGCAAGAGGTAAAGAGGCTTCTGTCGGCAATGGGCGCTCCTGCGACCTGA
- a CDS encoding class I mannose-6-phosphate isomerase: protein MKLEPRFVEKPWGRTELPWMFDGTNGRRIGEIWFENRNDNSLPLLAKYIFTSERLSVQVHPNDEQARERGLGQGKNECWYILDAQEDAVLGLGLRAALSPDALRSAAADGSIEDLVDWKPVAAGDFIYVPAGTIHAIGAGISLLEFQQNADVTYRLYDYGRPRELHLEEGVAVSRPEFDMDNYRHAGGPGASVLANGPHFCLVRATSDNEVPRGLDGRCRWVMPLEGTVASGSEEASCGECLLLEPNAPLWFSERAIALVGAQGPL from the coding sequence GTGAAGCTTGAGCCACGTTTTGTCGAAAAGCCGTGGGGCCGCACGGAGCTTCCCTGGATGTTCGACGGGACGAATGGCCGACGTATTGGCGAAATCTGGTTCGAGAATCGGAACGACAATTCACTGCCGCTCCTGGCGAAGTACATCTTCACGAGCGAAAGGCTCTCAGTCCAAGTCCACCCCAACGACGAACAAGCGCGAGAGCGCGGGCTTGGCCAAGGCAAGAATGAATGCTGGTACATCCTCGACGCGCAAGAGGATGCGGTGCTCGGCCTCGGGCTACGAGCAGCGCTCTCGCCAGATGCGCTGCGATCCGCGGCGGCTGATGGTTCGATCGAAGACCTCGTAGACTGGAAGCCTGTCGCCGCGGGCGACTTCATCTACGTTCCCGCCGGCACCATCCACGCGATCGGCGCCGGCATTTCGCTCCTCGAGTTTCAGCAGAATGCAGACGTGACCTATCGGCTTTATGATTATGGGCGCCCCCGCGAGCTTCACCTGGAGGAGGGCGTGGCTGTCTCGCGGCCGGAATTTGACATGGACAACTACCGCCATGCCGGTGGGCCGGGGGCGAGCGTCCTGGCCAACGGCCCACATTTCTGTCTCGTTCGGGCGACATCCGACAACGAGGTCCCGCGCGGGCTCGATGGGCGCTGCCGGTGGGTCATGCCCCTCGAAGGGACCGTGGCTTCCGGCAGCGAGGAAGCGTCATGCGGCGAATGCCTGCTGCTGGAGCCGAATGCGCCTCTGTGGTTTTCGGAGCGCGCAATCGCTCTCGTCGGAGCGCAAGGTCCTCTCTGA
- a CDS encoding ABC transporter permease, translating to MATKTSTSLEELRDSWRIQRRVIWALVMREILTRYGRHNIGFLWLFVEPMIFTLLVTALWSSTKSLHGSTIPIVAFAVTGYSSVLLWRNMPARTIEALTPNSGLLHHRNVRPIDIYLSRIFLEIAGATTAFVVLVIFFYAIGWLELPEDLVQVAEGWALSAWFGSSLALFLGALSERTEIVQKFWKPTSYIVFPLSGAAFLVDWLPKQGQEFVLLLPMVHGVEYLREGFFGSQINAHHDIPYMAIINAVLTLFGLSQVRAIGSNVVPE from the coding sequence ATGGCCACCAAAACCAGTACGAGCCTTGAGGAACTCCGTGACAGCTGGCGGATCCAGCGCCGTGTGATCTGGGCTCTAGTGATGCGCGAGATCCTGACGCGTTACGGCCGCCACAATATCGGTTTTCTGTGGCTGTTCGTGGAGCCGATGATCTTCACGCTGCTAGTCACGGCCCTATGGTCGTCGACGAAGTCGCTGCATGGGTCCACGATCCCCATCGTTGCGTTTGCCGTCACCGGCTATTCGAGCGTGTTGTTGTGGCGGAACATGCCGGCCCGGACAATCGAGGCCCTCACCCCGAACTCGGGGCTTCTTCACCATCGCAACGTCAGGCCGATCGACATCTACCTGTCTCGGATTTTCCTGGAGATCGCGGGCGCGACGACTGCCTTCGTCGTGCTGGTCATATTCTTCTATGCCATTGGTTGGCTCGAACTCCCGGAGGATTTGGTGCAGGTCGCCGAGGGTTGGGCTTTGAGTGCCTGGTTTGGGTCGTCCCTGGCGCTGTTTCTAGGAGCGCTCTCTGAACGAACCGAGATCGTGCAGAAGTTCTGGAAACCGACTTCGTACATCGTGTTTCCGCTCTCCGGTGCCGCCTTTCTGGTCGACTGGCTCCCGAAGCAAGGGCAGGAATTCGTGCTCTTGCTCCCAATGGTTCATGGGGTGGAATATCTGCGCGAAGGTTTCTTCGGCTCGCAGATCAATGCCCATCACGACATTCCCTACATGGCGATCATCAACGCCGTGCTAACTCTGTTCGGCCTATCGCAAGTCAGAGCCATCGGAAGCAATGTGGTGCCAGAATGA
- a CDS encoding alpha/beta hydrolase → MNLVRFLVSFALLAGAPAAAQTSDQSAEALQPVHVSAGRIVDLGIVQSRYADPRRVVVWLPSGYKPDGPRYSVLYMHDGQNLFDKATAGYGMEWEIDEHLDPLIRQKEVRPTIVIGIWNTPKRLREYVPSKAFAHLPRQYMDRVRGLYSGDPLSDGYLKFIVDELRPMIAQRFHVKTDRANTAIMGSSMGGLISLYAIDEYPDVFGAAGMMSTHWPLFLPTNGRKAITDQEYEVVSAAFESYLRPSLPDPKRHRLYFDHGSETLDAIYARYQARVDAVVAARGYRLNKNWLTRNFPGQAHNELSWASRVDIPLKFLLPPEKLPVSR, encoded by the coding sequence ATGAATCTCGTACGGTTCCTGGTCTCATTCGCGCTGCTCGCCGGGGCTCCAGCTGCCGCGCAGACAAGCGACCAGTCCGCCGAGGCACTACAGCCTGTTCATGTCAGCGCGGGTCGGATCGTCGACCTGGGCATTGTGCAATCGAGATACGCCGACCCTCGGCGCGTCGTCGTTTGGCTGCCAAGCGGCTACAAGCCGGACGGGCCGAGATATTCCGTGCTTTACATGCACGACGGGCAGAATCTCTTCGACAAGGCGACCGCCGGTTATGGCATGGAGTGGGAGATCGATGAGCATCTCGATCCTCTCATCCGGCAGAAGGAGGTCAGGCCGACCATCGTGATCGGCATTTGGAACACGCCCAAGCGGCTGCGGGAATACGTACCTTCGAAAGCGTTCGCCCATCTTCCGCGACAATATATGGACAGGGTCCGCGGGCTCTACAGCGGCGATCCGCTGTCTGATGGATACCTTAAGTTCATCGTCGACGAGCTTCGTCCGATGATCGCCCAACGCTTTCATGTGAAGACCGATCGCGCGAACACGGCAATCATGGGTTCGTCCATGGGCGGACTGATTTCTCTCTATGCGATCGACGAATATCCGGATGTGTTCGGAGCGGCGGGGATGATGTCGACGCACTGGCCGCTGTTCCTGCCGACGAATGGAAGAAAGGCGATCACCGATCAGGAGTATGAGGTCGTCTCCGCCGCTTTCGAGTCCTATCTCCGGCCGTCGCTTCCTGATCCGAAGAGGCATCGCCTGTATTTCGATCACGGCAGCGAAACGCTCGATGCCATTTACGCGCGGTATCAGGCGCGAGTGGATGCAGTCGTCGCCGCGCGCGGGTACCGACTGAACAAGAATTGGCTGACCCGTAACTTTCCGGGCCAGGCTCACAACGAACTCAGTTGGGCCTCGCGCGTCGACATTCCATTGAAATTCCTTCTCCCGCCCGAGAAATTGCCGGTCAGCCGTTGA
- a CDS encoding alpha-glucosidase, producing MLADEAAPTAKAATAHPWWRGAAIYQIYPRSFADSNGDGIGDLPGITSRLDYVARLGVDAIWLSPFFKSPMRDFGYDISDYCAVDPIFGTLHDFDQLVRTAHAAGLKVIIDQVYSHTSDQHAWFQQSRQSRDNEHADWYVWADAKQDGSPPNNWQSVFGGPAWTWDARRGQYYLHNFLSEQPDLNVHNLAVQDALVDVTRFWLDRGVDGFRLDAINFAMHDPSLQDNPPAPPGGKRTRPFDFQQHVYNQSHPEIANFLKRVRDVTDEYGARFTVAEVGGDDALAEMQTFTRPGHLNSAYGFDFLYADRLTPRLVASVAQHWPEEAGWPTWAFENHDAPRAISRWVDEEHRTTFARSKMLLLCSLRGSITIWQGEELGLPQVDVPFDKLQDPEAIANWPLTLSRDGARTPMPWEAQAPNLGFTNGVPWLPLGSTHVELAIDRQETAESTLNFTRKCLALRHARAALHHGSMTILEAGDQLLVFERTSGGETLRCTFNLSDRPASYRPSGTPLIAAGDIDGSSLGPYAAVVEEIA from the coding sequence ATGCTCGCTGACGAGGCGGCGCCCACTGCCAAAGCGGCCACGGCGCATCCGTGGTGGCGCGGTGCGGCGATCTACCAGATCTATCCTCGCAGCTTCGCCGACTCCAACGGCGACGGCATCGGCGATTTGCCGGGCATCACCTCGCGGCTCGACTATGTCGCACGGTTGGGCGTGGATGCGATCTGGCTTTCGCCCTTCTTCAAGTCGCCGATGCGCGACTTCGGCTACGACATCTCGGATTATTGCGCGGTGGACCCAATCTTCGGGACGCTCCACGATTTCGACCAGCTTGTTCGTACGGCACACGCCGCGGGCCTGAAAGTGATCATCGACCAGGTTTATTCGCATACGTCCGATCAACACGCCTGGTTTCAGCAAAGCCGCCAAAGCCGCGATAACGAGCATGCGGACTGGTACGTCTGGGCAGATGCCAAGCAGGACGGCTCGCCGCCGAACAATTGGCAGTCGGTCTTCGGAGGGCCCGCGTGGACGTGGGACGCGCGGCGCGGGCAATATTACCTGCACAACTTCCTGTCCGAGCAGCCGGACCTCAACGTGCACAATCTCGCGGTCCAGGATGCGTTGGTCGATGTGACGCGCTTCTGGCTGGATCGCGGTGTCGACGGTTTCAGGCTGGATGCGATCAACTTCGCGATGCACGACCCGTCCTTGCAGGATAACCCGCCCGCGCCACCGGGCGGCAAGCGAACAAGGCCGTTCGATTTCCAGCAGCACGTCTACAACCAGTCCCATCCGGAGATCGCGAATTTCCTGAAGCGCGTCCGTGACGTGACGGATGAATATGGAGCGCGCTTTACGGTCGCAGAGGTCGGTGGCGACGATGCGCTTGCGGAGATGCAGACCTTCACCAGGCCTGGCCATCTGAACAGCGCGTACGGGTTCGACTTCCTTTATGCGGACCGGTTGACGCCGCGCCTCGTCGCTAGCGTTGCCCAACACTGGCCCGAAGAAGCGGGGTGGCCGACGTGGGCCTTCGAGAACCACGACGCGCCGCGCGCCATTTCCCGCTGGGTCGACGAGGAGCATCGCACGACCTTCGCCCGCTCGAAGATGCTCCTGCTGTGCAGTCTGAGGGGCTCGATTACCATCTGGCAGGGAGAAGAGCTCGGGCTTCCACAGGTCGATGTGCCGTTCGACAAGCTGCAGGATCCCGAAGCGATCGCGAATTGGCCGCTGACGCTCAGCCGTGACGGCGCGCGGACTCCCATGCCGTGGGAGGCTCAGGCGCCGAACCTCGGCTTCACGAATGGGGTTCCCTGGCTTCCGCTCGGTTCGACGCATGTCGAACTGGCGATCGACCGTCAGGAGACGGCGGAATCCACGCTGAACTTCACGCGCAAGTGCCTCGCCCTGCGGCACGCGCGTGCCGCACTCCATCATGGCTCGATGACCATCCTCGAAGCCGGCGATCAGTTGCTCGTCTTTGAGCGAACATCTGGCGGCGAGACTCTTCGGTGCACATTCAACTTGTCGGATCGGCCGGCGTCCTATCGTCCGAGCGGAACTCCGCTGATCGCCGCAGGGGATATCGACGGCAGCTCGCTTGGGCCTTACGCAGCGGTCGTCGAGGAGATCGCATGA
- a CDS encoding outer membrane protein: MKLVRVGAFAAAALLASQQANAQSFRDVHGDVNIGGDRFYSEGNHDDHLGWGAEIGADFDLGGFVVGPYGSFWNARNENVTRDGPGVAYRKSFEEWSLGLRAGALVTPDTLLYVKGGWTINEQRKRFDADPVVTPGFPNGNPNFGDYYNHYRTRGWQVGAGAQQNFGSMFYGKGEVRYSNYRTNSSSLALLLGLGVRFAAEEAAPPPPPPPPPPPPPPPPPATQTCPDGTTILATETCPAPPPPPPPPPPAPERG, from the coding sequence ATGAAGTTAGTTCGAGTTGGCGCCTTCGCGGCGGCAGCCCTGTTGGCCTCTCAGCAGGCCAATGCACAGTCGTTCCGGGACGTCCATGGTGACGTCAATATCGGCGGCGACCGCTTCTATTCGGAAGGCAACCATGACGATCACCTCGGATGGGGTGCGGAGATTGGTGCCGACTTCGACCTAGGCGGTTTCGTCGTCGGCCCGTACGGCAGCTTCTGGAACGCACGCAACGAGAACGTCACTCGTGACGGTCCGGGCGTTGCCTACCGCAAGTCGTTCGAAGAGTGGAGCCTCGGCCTTCGCGCCGGTGCGCTCGTCACTCCGGACACGCTGCTCTACGTAAAGGGTGGCTGGACGATCAACGAGCAGCGCAAGCGGTTCGATGCGGATCCGGTTGTTACGCCGGGCTTCCCGAATGGGAATCCGAACTTCGGCGATTATTACAATCACTACCGCACACGCGGTTGGCAGGTTGGCGCCGGCGCTCAGCAGAACTTCGGCTCGATGTTCTACGGCAAGGGCGAAGTTCGGTATTCGAACTACCGGACCAACTCTTCCAGCCTAGCGCTGCTCCTGGGCCTTGGTGTCCGGTTCGCAGCGGAAGAAGCGGCTCCGCCGCCTCCGCCGCCGCCTCCGCCGCCTCCGCCTCCGCCGCCGCCCCCGGCGACGCAGACGTGCCCGGACGGCACCACGATCCTGGCGACCGAGACCTGTCCGGCTCCGCCGCCTCCGCCTCCGCCGCCGCCGCCGGCGCCGGAACGCGGCTAA
- a CDS encoding alpha-amylase family glycosyl hydrolase, whose translation MVILTMLAAMVVATPPAADYRARQPEDEVIYFLLPDRFDNGDPANDRGGLKGDRLTTGFDPTAKGFFHGGDLKGVIKRLDYIQGLGATAVWVAPVFQNKAVQGAPGHESAGYHGYWITDFTEADSHLGTNKDFKALVDAVHARGMKFYMDIVVNHTADVIQLEGCKSGVECPYRSIADYPFQRRGGVDGTPINPGFDGANFEALKDPNYAYTVSIPPAERNVKVPAWLNDPIYYHNRGNSTFRGESSLMGDFFGLDDVYTEHPRVIEGMIEIYGKWIDDFAVDGFRIDTAQHVNPEFWQKFVPAMLARAKGRGIPNFHIFGEVSTSEMDPAHTAVNTRVDKLPNILDFAFGRAVIDTVAGQAGTDELAKLFRADPLYEGGADAARRNPTFLGNHDAGRFPALLKIFGFKGDDAELFKRDILGHAMLLTLRGVPTIYSGDEQGFVGKGGDQDARQDMFASRVATYNEDKLLGTASTTARENFATDHPMYREIAKLAQLRTSHAALTRGRQVVRYSQDKPGLFAVSRLDPSTGREMLLLFNTSTSPVEQNVVVEVRSAQWDTLAGTCSATASAPGSVRVNVPALGYAVCNAR comes from the coding sequence TCGTCGCCACACCGCCGGCTGCCGACTACCGCGCTCGCCAGCCGGAAGACGAGGTCATCTACTTCCTGCTTCCGGACCGGTTCGATAACGGCGACCCCGCGAACGATCGCGGCGGTTTGAAGGGTGACCGGCTGACGACCGGCTTCGATCCGACAGCTAAGGGCTTCTTCCACGGCGGCGACCTCAAAGGCGTGATCAAGCGCCTCGATTACATCCAGGGGCTTGGCGCGACCGCCGTCTGGGTCGCGCCGGTATTTCAGAACAAGGCCGTTCAGGGCGCTCCCGGGCATGAGAGCGCGGGCTACCATGGCTACTGGATCACCGATTTTACTGAGGCCGATTCACATCTCGGCACGAACAAGGACTTCAAGGCGCTGGTGGACGCCGTCCATGCGCGCGGAATGAAGTTCTACATGGACATCGTGGTCAACCACACGGCCGACGTGATCCAGCTCGAAGGATGCAAGAGCGGCGTCGAATGTCCGTATCGGAGCATCGCCGATTATCCTTTTCAACGCCGCGGCGGCGTCGACGGCACGCCGATCAATCCGGGCTTCGATGGCGCCAATTTCGAAGCGCTGAAGGATCCGAACTACGCCTATACGGTCAGCATTCCGCCCGCCGAGCGGAACGTGAAGGTTCCGGCCTGGCTCAACGACCCGATCTACTATCACAACCGCGGCAACTCGACGTTTCGGGGCGAGTCCAGCTTGATGGGCGACTTCTTCGGGCTCGACGACGTCTACACGGAGCATCCTCGGGTCATCGAAGGGATGATCGAGATCTACGGGAAGTGGATCGACGACTTCGCTGTCGACGGTTTCCGCATCGACACGGCGCAGCACGTCAATCCCGAGTTCTGGCAAAAGTTCGTCCCCGCCATGCTGGCGCGGGCGAAGGGTCGCGGCATCCCGAACTTCCACATCTTCGGGGAAGTCTCGACGAGCGAGATGGACCCGGCGCACACTGCCGTGAACACGCGCGTCGACAAGCTGCCCAACATCCTCGACTTCGCGTTCGGCCGCGCAGTCATCGACACCGTCGCCGGGCAAGCGGGAACGGACGAGCTCGCCAAGCTCTTCCGCGCCGACCCCTTATACGAAGGCGGGGCCGATGCCGCGCGGCGGAACCCGACCTTCCTCGGCAATCATGACGCGGGCCGCTTCCCCGCATTGCTCAAGATCTTCGGCTTCAAAGGGGACGATGCCGAGCTGTTCAAGCGCGACATCCTGGGTCACGCGATGCTGCTCACACTGCGCGGAGTTCCGACGATCTACTCGGGCGACGAGCAGGGTTTCGTCGGCAAGGGCGGGGACCAGGACGCTCGTCAGGACATGTTCGCGTCCAGGGTGGCGACCTATAACGAGGACAAGCTGCTCGGCACGGCGTCGACGACCGCCCGCGAAAACTTCGCCACGGATCATCCGATGTACCGTGAAATCGCGAAGCTCGCTCAACTTCGCACGAGCCATGCGGCGCTGACGCGCGGCCGGCAGGTCGTGCGCTACTCGCAGGACAAGCCGGGACTGTTCGCGGTGTCGCGTCTGGACCCGTCGACCGGCCGCGAGATGCTGCTGCTGTTCAACACGTCGACAAGTCCCGTCGAGCAGAACGTCGTCGTCGAAGTTCGTTCCGCTCAGTGGGACACCCTCGCCGGGACCTGCTCCGCGACGGCGTCAGCGCCCGGGAGCGTTCGCGTCAATGTGCCGGCTCTCGGCTATGCTGTGTGCAATGCTCGCTGA